ttcaaaattaatcttttaatcTTAAGAGTAATATTTCATTTGAAAGACtttaaataagttttaataaaatttataaatttagataaaattcATTATTCAAGTGCAAATACTGtatcaaaattttcattttaataaatgagaATTTCTATTatctaattctttttgttttaaaattacttttaatttcatgaattctatataaattactgtttatttataataaagtaaattatcattttaagatttatgaatttcaagtAGATCATAAATTGTTTCTGTTTTTACAGTTAACAATAtggaaattttataatattgcaatgcaaattcaatattaatatgtgAAGATTAAATGAGATGCTACTTAATAGACATGTTCAGACATCATAttgttataaattcaaatcaaaattaatctAGTTTGAccttttaatatctaaattcggatatattcaattatttaaaattaaattcatattcaAACATGGTTGATAGTTAAAactatactattttttataattttttttttatttgaagacatataataaaatttaagaacattttctaattgaacagtaatttaagaaattttttgacTTATTTTAGCACATAAAAGGGTAGTAAAAGTCAACAAATATCTGAGAGGTCCTTTTTAAATTGTAGACACATGTAATTGGTTTGggataaaatatgaatatgttTTAGATAAGATAAGATCCAATATAGTTACTATATGTCCGAAAAGTCAAAGAGTTCTGTGATGAATTATTTACTTCTTGTTTGCTAATAGTTTTTGAAGGGTAAGTAGATAAGATAATAAGAGTTggttttatattgattaagattttaaatttgaattttagatatataattgtgtaaataattttaagaaaatttcaCTATTCCTAAGAGTTTTATCGGCactttgaattaattttaaatatatatacatccaaaaaatatataaattcatgaAATATGAATGTGATCCACGTGTtgtttttaaaagtatttcatGTTTCATCCTATAAAggcttttttaattttatgaatttatttagaaataatgtataaatattaatttatttttaatcataaaattttaatttaatttattttaatcatttaaattaattttattttaacttagtcattttataaataaaaaaaatataagtgataaaataataattataaaatatataatatatgttaattttttattaacaaaataactaaattataataaaaattaaattaaatataaaatttaatcaccatttatattattattttatttatttacaagcTTGGAATCAAgagttaaaaaattagtaaattttttgCAGGTTTGTTccaaataatagaatatacaAATATCCTTGTTATGCAGTATTTCTAATTGCAAAATATAGATTTAATGCATGCATTATACattgttataaaataaaaatttcaggCCTGTTTACTATTAGTTCtgttttgtatttttagtttttatttttaagattttagagaatttattttaaaaaataactggagaaaattaaaaaaattaaacgaaataaattttttattatgaaaaggataatataataaatgataaatattttattaatatatttttttttgaaaactaaataaaacataaaaattaatactaagaagttgttaatttatatctttcttgttataaaaatagattGCAGGTGCACTCGCAGAATTAacctaataataaatatatatttcaactaaataaaattttaaatttgaatttcttccttatttataaaaatgatgactatacttgaaataaataaaagaaagagagggaCAAATAGTTAATCTATATGATTATGTGACTAGGCTTgcacattattttatttatacttattaaaaatttaaaattctttatttaactTGCCGTGAAACCGAAGCAATTctttgtatataaaattagtgGGAGACATGCAATCACTACCGTTATCTTTTTGAGGTAATTAATTGATACAAAAATTGTTATCAATTTGTAATCCTATAAAGTAAATTCCATATTTCAGCTGCAAACTTTAATTAAGCAAAAGCTATTAATACCTCAAAAAGTGAATTAATCACGCCTCGTATCCTAATTAGTATCTACTCTTTTTTAACcactttttgttttattttattgatatttttaaagtttgatGTTATTAAAGCCATATTTATCGTAGCTAAACTGGtaatgtttatttataaaattaaataaattctaaaattgaaatttttatatattatatattatctattaattttattattatttgttgaaCCTTGAGGTTATTAATTCTATTGCGATGGTTCCAAATAATTGAGAATGACTAATCCTATGTCTAAGTGTTTATAtgcaaggaaagaaaaattagtttGTCTAAGACAGGGCAGATTTACACCCGTGAACTTGTATTCACGGTCGTGAAGCACTAGTTTTCCAAGCATAGAGAATCTTGCCTCGAGCAGCAAAAGAACAGTAACATTCACGGGATGCTTTCCAGCtgtaaaaataagaatttacggccgtaaaaaaatatttatgccGATCAAAAAGGATTTCCTCctgaataataaaagaatttacagAAAAACTCACGAGAAAGGTTCCCAAGCCGTGAACATAAATTTCCAACCGTGAACAAACCTTTCCAGCCATGAAGAAGATGTTCACGCCCATGAATGTTGAAATACTCTCCAAATTCTCAATTAATCACAGAAGAGTTAACGACCAATGTTCCCAAGCCATTACATCAACTTTCATGCCCATGAAAAACTATTCATGGCTGTGCAGGATTTCCAACTTTCATGCCCATGAAAAACTATTCATGGCTGTGAAGGATTTCAACTTTTAAAATCTGCTTTTCGCGCTGATGATTCACGCCCATGAAAGACGGCTCACGTCCATGAAACTGCATTTATAACATTTATAGAAACGGCTATTTTCGCATTTAATAAGGGTGCAATGACTCTTTTTCAtctagaataattaaaaaaaatcatttctaATGGTTCTAGGTCAAGCAAAAGCATTTATTTTGAACTCCCATTTATGCATTTACACTCGACAAACTATTTGTATTAAAAGATTCAAGCTTGAAAGTAAATCTTTGGGTAGttaagcatttaatttttgtattcaAAGTCTAAAAGGTGAGATTGAGTGTTTGAGTAAGAGATTAAAAAGTTCTTGTAACtaagattaaaaatcttagaGTAGGTTAGAATGTAAACGTAAGAAAAACAATTAGGTTAGAGTATGAGCCTTTGAGAAAAACACTTGGATTTGTTCTTAACCTTTGTAAAAGAACTTGAATAGAGTTAGGGTTGTAATCTCTATTTGATAATGGAAATTTCAAGAGGATTTTTGAGAAGTGAATGTAGACAAGTATTGgccgaaccactataaatttttaatattgtgaattgtacttaatttttaatttaaaattatttttaattttgttttcaaCCAATTATCCCTCTCTTGATTGTCTCtagaattatattatttaaataataaatattaataattgacTATTTATTATacaactcaaaatttattatatctcaaataataataaaaactttatcTTATTACATTTTCCTCAGTTGTTAGCATtctaataaactaaaataccATGCCTAccatactaaaattttatgtgaTTCTTTTGGGCGGATTCTAATGTGAATTCTTGGTTGATGTGCTATTGCATAATGAGAATTACATTCTTTTTGTTgttcaataataatttaggtTCATAatggtaaaaaaataaaattaactttgtGTAAAAATTGATCGTTTGGTTAGTGTGATAGCTGGACTGTGTTtgctaaaaaaaatgaaaagtatgTTTTACTTGTTTAGTTGAGAAGtacctttatttatttttaatttatcgtaaattaagggaaaaaagaaaagaaaaaggaaaagaaaatcttgAAGCAACGACTAAAACAAGAAGCATAGTATATGCccaagataaataaataaattacattatttCTTGAATTTGAAGCATAGtacccttttttttattctttaaaaagaaaattttttttattaaagaaggTTATCAATTGAACTTTAAGTCTTTAACATGccagacaaaagaaaaaaataaaatataattcaagattaattgaagaaaaataaaataataaaaagcaaaTTCTGTTTTTCTAAATAATCTTTTccagaaatattaaaaactttaatcTTAAATAACTTTAAAAGTTTCTTTTCGAATcgatatatatcaattaaacTGCCGATGAAGGTtgatcaatttattttatatttttaaatggaagtactaatattatttttaaatgcatgtctaaagtttaaattcaaaattttagttaAGTTATAAGAGACTTATACTATCTCATCTGCACGCTCACCATCTCATCTATACGCTTTTGGGTAGAATCGCTCATATTTGATGAAACCTATAATCcaacatataaaattacagCTCTGTCTATTGGCATTCCTTTTGAAAAACCAGAGAGAGATTGCCATATGTGAATATTGTGACATGCTTAACATTGAATCAAAGAGGCAACCTTCTTACTGCAACTGCAACAGCTAATAATGGTATGTTGCATTCAAGatttctcattctttttaactagTATAATTACAGTGCCACTGTTTATACATCAATTAGGGCAAACACCTATTTCTGGAGCAAAACCTGTCAATGCTGCTGCAAGCTGCAAGATAAGTACAAAAGGGTATTGTGTAGTATTATCTTACAAGTTTTATACAAACTCAAACTTCATTAGAAGCCTTGCATTGTTCAGCTTTTCTCCTTTCTTATCATGAAGGGGTACTGATCGAATCCCTGGTCTTAGTTCTGAGACAGGCAAACATGTCTGCCCACCGAAGTCATCCTTTTCGGACATGTCATATTCTCGTACTTCAACCCTCAGCAAAGCTAGCTCGGGAACTGTCAAGGGGAATGCGAACTCCTCGTTCCAAGCAGGAGCCCAGTTGTCCTCGATTATTTTCGTTTTTCTCTTGGCATCATCAGCTGGTACCCCAACAATGTAAAGCTGCATACAGATTCATAAGTATGGAGACAAAGATGAGCTCAAAAATGTTTCAAGAAGAACCATAAGTCATTGATATTGAAGCTGACAtgtaattaatagaataatgcAATACCAGAATTGTTGGATTGTGTTTTTAGTAGATAATGAACATGTATGGAGATTACATGTGCTTTCTAGTAGTAAAGAACCAAAAATGCAGTAACTGAACAGATTCAGGTGACACTGTAACATGTCGAGAAGTCCATTTCTTACGTTGCCATCCTTTACTTGGATCAGTCTGACTAACCTTTGTGTAGAAGTCTGGTGGTGAGTAGGAATCAAAGTGTGTGTGGCTAAAATCCAACCGCCATCCATCACCCAAATATACTTTTACctattaattgatatatatagaTGCTCTTAGGAGCCAGAAGAGGTCATAATTAGGCAAATGAAACTGAGTTTTCAAGCTAAAGTAATATGCTAACCTTTAATGTCTTAATCACTGATAATGTTCTTTTAGGATCAAACAACTCCTCGTCTTTCTGCATTAGAAAATCAGGCTTTTTCAGGTAACCACACCCTCCATTCCCCCTAAACATCCCATGCATCAACCAAAGTGATTTGCCGTACCCCTGTTCAAGGAAAACAACCATGTTAGAAAGAGTTTTGCACGCATGTATAAAGCCATTACAACCATAAAAGAATAGCAAATTAGAACATCCTAGTTGtccaaaaatgaaaatatgaaagcCTGGGAAAACAAATCAACAAAAGCACGTAAAATATAAAGGGTTTTAACTtttgattgcctaattaaTGAAAGGAGGACCCTTTCGAACCTGCATGTTAAATGCAATCATCTGTGCTCCATGCATCCACCCAATTATAGGCTCGTAATTGGAGGAGGTGATCCGTGTTCCTTTAGGATATACTCTCAGAATATTCTCCTGTGTAAATCTGAAgaatataattagaatatatCGGCTATTTGCTGGACGGTAGCAATAAAAACTTCTTTCAGGTTTCTACCAACAACAAGCATCCAATATATACCTCACTAAATCCATTCCATGAGTTGTGGCAGCCTTCTCAAGCTCCTGTTCGCTCAAACTTAGTCGTCTAACTTTATTAGCTGCAACTTTGATTGCATCCTTTAAGGCACCCTTTGGCTTCCCAGCGTGGATTGTAATTAGACGTTTGTATTCAGGGGATGCAAGGTTTCCTGATTTATTGTCACAGTCTTCATCATCTTGATCACTATCACTCTGAAGTTCATGAAAAGATCAAACAAGCATCTTCAACGTCAAAGTTTTTTAATGAGAATAGATTCTTTTCTTGCTTACCCTATGGTCAGCTTCTGCCtcagcttcttcttcttcttcagatGAATTCCTGCCGTGTGGTGAGCGAGTTTCCTTCATCTTGATACTACTGATACCGCTAGATTCAAGGTATTCTTTTGGTGGTTTGGTTGAAATCATTATCCGATGTTTTAAAGATTCTGGTGAAAGGAATTGGACTAAGCCATCTGACTCAGGATAATACAGCGTGTCTCCAAATATTTGTGTAAGCATCTGCGAGAAACAGAATAAAAAAACAAGGTTACAAGTAAAGACATAGCAAAGATGcttgttaaataaaaatccagatccttgaaaataaattaaaaagctaACCTCTGCAACTTTTGCTTGTTGCTCTGCCATGAGGTGGTCTTCTAAAGTAATAATGACAGGGTATGGAGAACTGACAAAAGCATAGTCTCTTATGGACTTCAGACATTTGATAAGTGGCACTGGAGTTGTCAGGGTCCTAATGGATAAAATCAGGAATTCCTTTAGAAGAATTATAGCTAGCAGAATTTGTCTATGATGTTCCTACAATGAATTTCACCAAAAAATGCTATTCTGAGAATCAGAGAATCAATGCATACCTCCCGTGAAGAACAAGAACCTCATCTTTTGTAGAACCTGGCCACAAATCTAGTTCAATTACTCTCACACCTCTTTGCAGAGCCTTTACAATAGGGACCTCGCTACAATCACTGCTCAACTGATTCCCAGTCAGATAGGAATTATGTCCTGTATATATGAAATAATGTGACAATGGAGCAGTCATATCATGGTGTACCTGGaatgaaatataatttgtCAAGGGAAAACATGACAGTACATAGTCCCCATACAAAATTCTTCAGAACATATCTGTAGAGAAAAACATACAAAGTCTAGCCACCTAACACAGAAGAGAGACACTAATTCACATgcaaattatgaaaaattaccAAAGATACAGACTGTTTAATGCTTCTATAAGCAATCCGGCCATATCAACTTCTTAACATAAAACATGACAAGTCTAAATACTACatgaatattattaattagataacCTTTAAAGATCATATTCATTAGCTCAATTGATACGAGAACTTTGTTGAGTACAAACAAATCCTTAATCTGACAATTTGAGTAAGTTCTCAAGTTTGAGTCATCTTCTCCCGGTtttaaacagaaaagaaaaagaaattaagactTAAATCCTATGCTGCTGGACCTCAACTACATTTCCAGGAAACCCCACCATTTTGCGCCAATCCATAACTATCCTACATGTTCCACTCAAAGCCAATGAACCCACCAATGAAATCAAGCAATAAACCACGTTACCAACATTTAAtccaaaattaacaaaaagaaaaaccatcaaatcatgaaattttacaatatgagtAAATTAGGCATGTATTAGCATTAATCAGGACAAGAATTTGATTTCTCCAgctcaatatttgaaaatacaAAGAGGGAAAAAAGAGTTGACCTGAGGAATGATAGGACCATTGATATCATCAAAAAGcaagaaatggaaaaaatcATCAAGATTAAGACCATATCTAGTGTACTTAGTTATATGAtgtcttttattaataacatCTTCAACAATCCTTTGAGCGTCAGCTAAGGTACAGTCCACCAAATCCTGATGTAAAACCAAGAACCTGCGAAACTGATCGGGACTCATATGACGTTCACCATAAGAAAACTTTGCAAAAACTTCTTTAACATCATTAGGTGGCTCAGCTTCTGTAATCTTGAATTTTCTATTGAAAAGATTGaacattttgtaattgtaACTACCCAGTTCATATTTTGACGGTGGCTCTGGTAATTTCTTGAATTTACGTTCTTTCCTGTAGCTTCCCATATTTTGAtcttgttcttgggtttctctttctatcagagaaagagagagatggTGAGAatagagagagacagagagagggagagattCAGGAGTTCCTGGAAATGTGGAGAATTTGAAGCGGGATTGTTAGAGAAGAgccatatgaaaataaaacgaCTTAAACGGCTATTTGTCCTGTTAATAGTTTGtcgttttcttcttttcttttttaattatttgttttaaacaATTTTTTCCTTTGGCAAAAGGTGAGAAAAACCCCCTCATCTATTATCGTCATTTTTATCTTCAATTAGCTCTTAATCTTTTTGAAAatgttgaagaaaataaacagtTAAAAGACGGTTTAGTATTCTGATAATAGTAGAGTTTTTTATATGGTgactttatttaaatattatccattaaattttataaataaaaatcaccaGTAATCTGTTGAATCctccatattttatttttactatattaagttttattaattgtaaaaatatatatgatgttattaatatttatgaaatttaatattttataaagaattaataaatatatgaaaaatattaaatatttttataattaaaaaatatattactaaattataaaaaatgataagtgTTTTTAGATATGCTCGGCCTGatctttttgattttgttgatCCTGAAGGTGATAATTATCATTTTGGAGTTTTAATTGAAGAGATTAATTCTGAGAACGGAGAAAGTAAAACAGTAAACAATCTCGGAGGCAAAGCCTTTTCCAGACAGTAACCTAGAACTGGTTGGTGCTCCATTGCTGATTCTTATTTATCTACCTTTCACTCAACTTGAATGAAGATCAGAGTAGTTCTTCATGGCACGCACCATACTCCCATAAAAGTAACTGCCTACTCATTCTTCAAGGCTTTGTTAGTTAGATATAAATCTTGTGAAAGAGTTTCTTTAAATCGAATTCATGCAAAAATCATGTCACTTCTGacatgatttcttttcttttaaaatgctgccatttctttctttctttcttttccttttaaattaagttgaaaattGAATTCTAGCAGCTATCAGGTTTTCAAGCATGATAATTTAATCTGAATTCTTGCATTTTTAAGACCTTCCAAAGTCCAAATTTgagcttttatattttaattgttcaaaaataataataattttatcaaggaatatatttaaaagtaaataaaatataccccatAAGCTTTTAACCAGTCCTGAAAGGAAAGCTCCGTTTTCATTCTTTCACTTCACTGTTCTTCTTTTATTCAGGGCGAACTCAAAACAccaaagaaaaacatataatCCATGGCCACAACCACACGATTGATCTCAATTGCTCTCTTATGGATCCTCGTTCTCTTTGGAACTCTTGCTTTTATTCAGGCATGATCTGCACTTCTGTTTGTTTCtcaagaaaattgaaatagcaAAATTGCACAAccagtttttttttcttttcttggttaACAAAGTTgaaatctttcttttcttttccttttaaattgGGTTTATTAAGAGTGCTCCTTTTTGTTACCAGAATCGATTAAGTGATGGTGGGGTCTCATCAGATTCCAAGGTTATTGATACCAAACTCAGTGAggtttttctttatctttctttcttgtttttaattattgttttcaattactaaattaaGACTCAACAGAGAAATGTAAGATACCTCTTTGTTTGATTGCCCAGAAACAACAGAGCTCAGAGGAAGATTTGGAAGTAGTAACCCACAAAGTTTACTTCGATATTGAGATTGGTGGAAGGTCAATGGGTATGCTTTCTTAATTAGCTAGCTGAAAAATTACTGAtttcttatgaaaaaaaagaactgtGCGTATGTATATCAATTATTGGGTTTTTGGATTTTCTTCGtgcctctttttctttctctgaaAAATGTTTATATCAGCAATTTCAGTATTACTGTAAGTAATAAGGTTGCACTTCTCCATCTAACAAGATCTAGAACTTTATGGTGGGTGGTTGGTCTTACCGCAAAGTACTAATTCAAAGAACAATAACATCTTTATAGTGGGTAAAAAAGGTGATTTTTGTTTTGCTTGTTTTTAAGTTAATGTGCTGAAATTATTAAGAGGATAAGTTCGGATATTGTTACTGGATTGTTCTTCGTGTTCTTTCAATGTGACCTGATATTGACTTGCTAGTTAAGATCTGTATACACCATTTATTACATGAATCATTCTCTCATATGTTCTACATTTGTTTACACTCTTTAGATCTTTCTTGCAATGTTCATGACTTCCCTTACTTTCAGGTCGCATTGTAATGGGTCTCTTTGGTAAAACAGTTCCTAAGACTGTAGGTATGGAATCCAAGTTCACGGGGAATGCTATCTCATCTCTTTCTTGGATGTATTCTTATTCTAAATACTATCTGCTTGTTTTTTGTTGCAGAAAATTTTCGAGCACTTTGCACGGGTAGCCAAGTAACTTTTGCCCCCTTCTTTTATGCAAATTTCATTCCGGTAGCTGCAGTTTCGTTCTGTGCACTAAAAATTAGATTAGCCATCAGAGCAAGACTAAATTTGAGAtatgaatgaaatgaaattaagtacttttcttttcatctgCTCTTAAGTCTGGGAGCAGATATATGATTCAcgatattgattttattaggaATCATCAGCACAATAAAAGCATTCTTTTAGAATTACACTGCTCAATCATGCTAGAGGACTAAGAGGAGTAATGGCCCTGACCTTGTTGCTGAATTGCAGCACTGATATAGGCTTGAAAATTCTACTTATACATCTTATATATGGTGAAATCCTGTCGTCATAGGGGAGAAAGGAATGGGAAAGAGTGGGAAGCCTCTCCACTACAAAGGGAGCACATTTCACAGGATTATTCCTAGCTTTATGATCCAGGGAGGTGATTTTACACGCGGTGATGGCCGAGGCGGAGAGTCAATCTATGGTGAGAAGTTTGCTGATGAAAACTTTAAGCTGAAGCATACTGAACCAGGTAAGCTGGAACTTGGAAGTTCTCTCAGGTGTTTTATAATTTGTGGGAAATATATTGTCTTAAAGAGGCATTACTAATAATGTAATCTCAAATTCCAACAACAGGACTTCTATCAATGGCAAATGCTGGGCAAGATACCAATGGATCACAATTCTTTATCACTACTGTAATGACCAGCTGGTAAGCATTTTGGCAGTTGCTACTTAATGTGGTCATAAATGGGTTAAAAAGTGTATTTGTGGCCCTGTTGTTGATGTTTTCCTGAATTCATGTGCAAGCACTTTGTTCACTTTTTTCTTGAAAGGTTGGATGGCCACCATGTGGTGTTTGGCAAGGTGCTTTCTGGCATGGATGTTGTTTACAAGATTGAAGGTGAAGGAAGTGAGAACGGAATACCTAAAAGAAAAGTTGTCATATTAGACAGTGGTGAAATGCCTTTGTGACAACTGAGAATCCTTACTGTCAAACTCTGTCTCTCTTGCTCGCTCTTGTGAACACTCATTGCACAGAAAAACAGATTTGCATATTCACTGTTGTAATGCCTTATTTCCACCTTGGCGGGTTCCAAGATTTTTTCACTAGGTTTAGCAAGACTTTTAGTAGAACATGGTTAATTTCTTGTAAGCACGCTCCTATGAATTGTTATTGGAAGTACTTTTGATGCGATTGTGCTACTTACCATACTATCATGACTTCCCAGATTCCTTGTGTATTTTTAGTGAAGAATCATATAAATGAGGATTAAGTACAGAGCTAATCACTCAGTATTGATTGCCAGagagttctttttttcttaagacgAATTGATCGCCACTGGTATTAATAATGCTTTAGAATACAGAGAGTTGGATTCATACAATACACGAGACTTTATAAGATTCATGTTCATGGGTAAGCTCATATCTTGCctcaaatcatatttttatgctacgcattcattcaatattttaaGTTGTCAATTAAGCTACTGAAATAAGTTGTTTGCACTCCCCAAAAACAGGACTAATGCCAATGACAAATATTGTAACACTGATGATTACAGTTCATTAACAGAAAATGAAGAGACATCAGTAACAGAAACTGAAGCAAATGTTCTTCTCAGCAGGGTAAAGGCATCAGCAATTAACAGTGAAAAGATGGCACTTCCTACAATTTATGTTTGATCGGTAAGCCATCAATCTTATCTTAGAAGAAACTAGACCATAAAATAGTGTTTTGTACTCTGGCAAAACATACCATCTTTGTCCAAAAAtggaaggaaaaaggagattAGACGCTCATGATTAAAGGGTTTCTACAGAGCAAAAAGCCTGTAAGACGGATGAAACCCTTTCATAACTGGAAACTCAGTATATCTATGTAGTAGtgttaatatcaataaaaagacGATTGACCAAATGAAGTGATTAGGAAACTGAAACATTATCGAAAATCTTCATACTTAATCTAGTGCAGACCAACTTGAGACACTATTAGAACAAGTCCAAATGAGAAACTGAAACATACATATGCAAATCCAAAGTACTGAAAATAGACTACTAAATTCTGCTTCTTGGAAACAGAACTCCCGAGTATATATGAAATTTGATGAAATTATGTCAAGCCTAAAAGTTAAAGAAAGACTGTGAAAGCAGCATATGACTTCCTCGTAGAACTCGATTGAAGGAAAACAAAAACCAGCACTAGACGGTTCCACAGGGCATCATGCTAACACATCTGCAGGATTCCAAAATCAATCCCCATCTTATATAAGCAACAGTCTCCTCATCTAAATCTTAAAGCACACCACTCCTAAGAATTTAATTCACTGTAGTGACAGCAAAGTCTAAAACGCAAGCACTCAAATGAATTAGTCAATTCTTATGTTTCAAAAATACCATACTTGCTAGTATTCAAGcttattttgaaagaatgAACCATATTTGCAAAAGACTAAATCCCTTCAAAATTTACACTCAACTAATTCAAAATCTTCTCTTTAAGTAGGGTTCAAGCCACTAAAATGATAAAGTCACCTCATTTCAATCACACAAATTgaataaacacataaataaacatttatttattaatttataacttGCAAATTACATAGCCAATTATGAAACTGA
The nucleotide sequence above comes from Ricinus communis isolate WT05 ecotype wild-type chromosome 6, ASM1957865v1, whole genome shotgun sequence. Encoded proteins:
- the LOC8277605 gene encoding phosphoinositide phospholipase C 6 isoform X1, with the protein product MGSYRKERKFKKLPEPPSKYELGSYNYKMFNLFNRKFKITEAEPPNDVKEVFAKFSYGERHMSPDQFRRFLVLHQDLVDCTLADAQRIVEDVINKRHHITKYTRYGLNLDDFFHFLLFDDINGPIIPQVHHDMTAPLSHYFIYTGHNSYLTGNQLSSDCSEVPIVKALQRGVRVIELDLWPGSTKDEVLVLHGRTLTTPVPLIKCLKSIRDYAFVSSPYPVIITLEDHLMAEQQAKVAEMLTQIFGDTLYYPESDGLVQFLSPESLKHRIMISTKPPKEYLESSGISSIKMKETRSPHGRNSSEEEEEAEAEADHRSDSDQDDEDCDNKSGNLASPEYKRLITIHAGKPKGALKDAIKVAANKVRRLSLSEQELEKAATTHGMDLVRFTQENILRVYPKGTRITSSNYEPIIGWMHGAQMIAFNMQGYGKSLWLMHGMFRGNGGCGYLKKPDFLMQKDEELFDPKRTLSVIKTLKVKVYLGDGWRLDFSHTHFDSYSPPDFYTKLYIVGVPADDAKRKTKIIEDNWAPAWNEEFAFPLTVPELALLRVEVREYDMSEKDDFGGQTCLPVSELRPGIRSVPLHDKKGEKLNNARLLMKFEFV
- the LOC8277605 gene encoding phosphoinositide phospholipase C 6 isoform X2 translates to MGSYRKERKFKKLPEPPSKYELGSYNYKMFNLFNRKFKITEAEPPNDVKEVFAKFSYGERHMSPDQFRRFLVLHQDLVDCTLADAQRIVEDVINKRHHITKYTRYGLNLDDFFHFLLFDDINGPIIPQVHHDMTAPLSHYFIYTGHNSYLTGNQLSSDCSEVPIVKALQRGVRVIELDLWPGSTKDEVLVLHGRTLTTPVPLIKCLKSIRDYAFVSSPYPVIITLEDHLMAEQQAKVAEMLTQIFGDTLYYPESDGLVQFLSPESLKHRIMISTKPPKEYLESSGISSIKMKETRSPHGRNSSEEEEEAEAEADHRSDSDQDDEDCDNKSGNLASPEYKRLITIHAGKPKGALKDAIKVAANKVRRLSLSEQELEKAATTHGMDLVRFTQENILRVYPKGTRITSSNYEPIIGWMHGAQMIAFNMQGYGKSLWLMHGMFRGNGGCGYLKKPDFLMQKDEELFDPKRTLSVIKTLKVKVYLGDGWRLDFSHTHFDSYSPPDFYTKVSQTDPSKGWQPLHCWGTS